A region of the Candidatus Bathyarchaeota archaeon genome:
AATAATGAAGGATTATAAATTATTTGATAAAAACACGCAGGCCATTATTTTTGGATATCAGCAAAGAGCTATTCAAAGGATGCTTGACTTCGACTATGCGTGTGGAAGGGAGACTCCTAGCATTGCTGCAATCGTTAATCCAACAAGAGGCGGATATCATAAATGTTTCTGGGGATCTAAAGAAATCATTCTACCAATGTATACAACCATTGAAGAAGCATCCAAAAATCATCCCCAAGCTGATGTGATGATTAATTTCGCATCGTTTAGATCAGCTTATCCTAGGACAAAAGAAGCCCTTGAAATTGATAACATACGTACGGTTGCGATCATTGCTGAAGGAATTCCCGAAAGATACACAAAAGAACTCATTGCAATTGCGAAACAGAAAGGAAAGTGGATAATTGGTCCTGCAACAGTTGGCGGGATTAAGGGAGGAGCTTTCAAGATAGGAAATACCGGCGGCATGATTGATAACATTATAGCATCACGCTTGCACCGGCCGGGAAGTGTTGCGTTTGTATCAAAATCAGGGGGATTACTAAACGAATTAAATAACATCATTTCCCGAAACAGCGATGGCGTCTATGAAGGCATAGCTATTGGTGGAGATCTTTACCCAGGCAGTACTTTCAAGGATCACATAATGAGGTATGAAAAGGATCCAGATGTAGCTATGATCGTTCTTCTCGGTGAGGTTGGAGGTAAAGATGAGTATGATGTTGTAGATGCACTAAAGAAGAGAGCGATCACAAAGCCTCTGGTGGCATGGTGCATAGGGACATGCTCCAAAATGTTTCCAACTGGTGTACAGTTTGGTCATGCTGGGGCAAAAGCAAGAACGGATTTGGAAACGGCTGATGCAAAAAATGAGGCTTTGAAAGAAGCAGGTGCCATCGTTCCAGATTCCTTCGATGATCTTGGTCAAAAAATAAAAGAAACTTTTGGCAAGCTAGTGAAAGAGGGTAAAGTTAAGCCAAGGCCTGATAGGGAGCCGCGGGTGGTACCTATGGATTTAAGCAGAGCTCTGGCTGAGGGTAAAATAAGAGTGCCAACCCATTTCATTAGTACAATTACCGATGAGAGAGGGGATCAGCCTCTGTATGCTGGTATACCATTAACTGAGGTTATTGAAAATGGCTATGGAATTGGCGGAGTCATTGGCCTTCTCTGGTTCAAGAAAAAATTTCCCAAATGGGCTAGAGGTTTTATTGAATTGGTTTTGCAGATAGTGGCTGATCATGGTCCTGCAGTATCGGGTGCTCACAATGCCATTATAGCTGCAAGAGCGGGAAAAGATCTTATATCCTCCTTAGTAAGCGGTCTTTTGACAATTGGTCCACGATTTGGAGGGGCTATTGATGGAGCAGCCTATTGGTTCAAAAAGTTTCATGATGAGGAAAAGGAGCCAGATGAGATGGTTAGTGGAATGAAGGAAATGAACATACTAATTCCTGGAATTGGCCATCGTGTTAAGTCGGTGATAAATCCAGATAAGAGAGTAGAGATGCTTAAAAAATATGCAAGGGAGAATTTCCCGAAAACTGAATATCTGAACTATGCTCTGAAGATTGAGAAAATAACCACTGCAAAGAGAGACAATCTCATTCTGAATGTTGATGGATGCGTAGGAATTTTGTTCCTTGACCTGCTTAACAGCTTAGATTTCTCAAAGAAGGAGATCAGCGACATCATTGAAACTGGAGCATTAAACGGGCTATTTGTACTTGGACGCAGTATTGGATTCATGGGTCATATCCTAGATCAAAAACGCCTTAAAACAGGGCTGTACCGACACCCATGGGATGATATACTTTATGCATCTCCTAAGAAAGAAGAATTGAAAGAAGAAGCTAAAAAATGGGGGGATTAAAAAATGGGGAAAGAAATTGAAGAAGCGAAGGAACATTTTGGAAAGCTACTGGAAGAACAGCTTGAAAGAGTCGAACGCATGAAAAAAGCAGAGGAATGGATAGACTATGCCAAGCTAAAACCAATAATAATAGGAATCATTGGTGGAGATGGAATTGGTCCATATATCGCCAAGGAAGCAAAGCGCGTTCTAGAGTTTCTGCTGAAAAAAGAACTTGAAAATGGGAAGGTTGAATTCAAAGTCGTCGAGGGATTGACTATTGAGAACCGCGTGAAGGTCATGAAGGCAATACCCGATGATATTTTGAAAGAGATCAAAAAATGTCACATTATACTCAAGGGTCCACTATACACTCCTAAGAAAGGGGATAAATGGCCAAATATTGAGAGCGCGAACGTTGCAATGCGACGAGAGCTTGATTTGTTTGCAAACGTAAGACCAGTAAAAGTCCCCAAGGAAGGGATAGACTGGATATTCTTCAGGGAGAACACAGAGGGAGCATACATACTTGGGCGGAAGGGTATAAATGTCACTGATGATCTTGCCATTGACTTTAAAGTTATAACCAGCCAAGGTTCTGAAAGAATAATTCGAATGGCATTTGATTATGCTAAGAGAAATAAAATTAACAAGGTAACAGTCGTGACAAAGGCAAATGTTGTAAAAACAACTGATGGAAATTTCCTCAGCATGGCGGAACAGGTAGCTGAGGATTATCCTGAAGTGGAGTGGGATGACTGGTTTATTGATATCATGGCTGCTAAGCTTGTGGATCCAAAAAGGAGGACACAGTTCAGAGTAGTAGTGCTGCCAAATCTTTATGGAGACATTATCACTGATGAAGCAGCTGAATTTCAAGGTGGTGTTGGCACAGCTGGAAGCGCAAATATTGGCAAGAGATATGCAATGTTTGAAGCAATACATGGTACGGCTCCAAGAATGGTTGAGGAAGGAAGAGCCAAGTACGCTGACCCATCTAGCATCATGAGAGCTATTGTTATGCTCTTAAACCACATTGGTCTTGCTGACGAAGCTAGGAAACTTGAGATGGCCCTTGACATCTGTGGCCAGTATGAGAAGAAACTTGATGTAACAGGAAGATCGAATGGTGTTACTGGAGCAGAGTTTGCCGACTATGTAATGAAGACAATCCAGGATCCAAATCTAGAAAGTAAGTGGCAAAGCTATCAATAGCTCAAAAATCTTGACCGTTTAGACTCCAAGTGCATGCATACACGAGCTCCATCCACGCGCGCCTTGTCACCGTTTCTTTCGCTGAGTAGTTACACTATCTTTACATAGATCGTCAGTATAGAGTATATTACGACAATATGTCTGGCAAAGGGCATATTGTATAGGCATACAACAAAAGAACTGTTGAACAAAAATGCAGGTGTAAGAACAATGTTGGATTTGTTGCTGTGTAGTGTTTGGTTTATCTTCGGAGCATACAGCTTTTGGTTCTGCACCCAAACAAAAACGTTCCAGCCTCTAACCCTAGACGACCTCGCCTTAACATGGAAACTGCACAAACAACAGACAAGATGCAAAGCGTCACACATCCGCAGCATACTCACAAAAAATGATGAGGTTGTTGGATTCAAATGTGACTGTGGCCATGAGTTCCTGCAAAGACGCTTGATCACTCAAAAAGCCCACAAGCATGTGCACACGGACATGCATACACTACAAAAAACGAGCGGCTTTCTAAAAAATCTAGGTTTCCATTACTCGTACATCAAAGAAATCTAACTAGTTTGAACATGAGGAGAGTGATTCTTATCGAAGCACAACTATCCGTTAAAGAAGAAGACTACAAATTCAAGAGGACTCTATTGGAAGCCATAGATGAGAGTTTCAACAAAATCTTAGGGGAAACTGCCACACAAGCCATCTATTTCCATCTTGAACAAGACCACCATCTGAAACGAGAAGACATTCCAGACAACCTTGAGGATTTTCTGTTCAACTTAGAAAGAATTTTCGGGATCGGAGCACTGGTGATAGAAAAGACAATCATGGAAAACCTGTACTCACGGCTTAGCCTCAATAACAAAGACCTCAGTTTCGAATACAAGGACAAAGAACAGTTCAATTTCATAGATTACATAACGGATTTGAGAAGCATCTGCGTTAAGTAAGCTGTAAATACTCCTTCAGTTGTTCCACACAGTTTTCTTAGAAAGCTTTGAAACGTTTTTGACGCGCACGCATTTCTCGTTGCAAAGCTTATTTTTGGCTCAATTCAATAACTTCGTCGATAAAGCCTTCACGTTTTCAACGACCACATCAAACAAAACTTACTTCGCGAGTCTAGGAAGTAAGAGAGAAAACAAATCACACAGAGTTGAACTGTAACAAACAACTCCCAGATCCTTTTCAGACCTCAAGTTCGCTAAAAAGAAAGCTTGATCATCAACACACAAATAGAGCAAAGGCGAACCAACGTCGACGTGCTTGACTTTGCATATGTGGTTGAGTTCCCGCGCTAGGCTAGCATTATGAGAGTTAATCGGAGTTCCTATCTGAACATTCACACCATTCTCAGCCAGCTTGTCAAGCAATTTGCCGAAAGTCTTGTAAAACAATACGAAGCCGTCTTCCGTTGTTACGACACCAACGCTCTTCTTGGCTCGAGACAGCATCTCCCTCATTTTCTTAAGCATTTCAGACTTGCCCTGAACGATCCACACTTCTTCCTTCCGAGGCTCAATAGTCGACTGCGTTTTCTCATAGGCTTCTTCAAGCGAAGACACAACCTTATCGGCTTCCACCAACGAAATCACTCTATCAGAAGTCCTCTCTTTGAAATGCACCAGATACTGTTCGAAAGCCTCACCTGGAGACGTAGGAGCAAATTTCCGAGGCTCCCCCAGCAGCTCAAGCACTAAACCCCTTTCCATCAACTTCTTCAACGTAGCATAAACCTTCGTCCTAGGCACTCCACACCTCATGCTCAGCCTTCTCGCCTCAGAAACGCCTTCCGTAACTAGAGACACATAAACCCTCGCCTCATACTCCGACAACCCGAGATGCCTTGAGACCTTCTGACACACAAGCGTAGAGGATTCCACCTATTTTCCCTCACCGTCAACAGCAAGACGAATATCTCGTTCAGCGCCAACACATTATAATAATTATGAAATCAAAATTCGGATTGTTAATATTATGAATTCAGATTCAGAATCCAACAATCACAAACAATACTTGCTCAAAAACAACATCTACGTTAAGAAACAGACAAAGTGCGCGCGCTGTCTAGTTCAATTAGATGCTTTCAACCAGTTCATAAAGCGTTTCAGTATTTGCAGTAGATTTTTCTTGGATATGTCCTTGCGATAGATGATATAAGACATGATTAGAACTATGATGGCGATTGGAAAGAATAAGGCTATCCAAAAGAGTTGGTAAAGGCTATGACGCTTTGCGCTTATGATAATGCGCTTCAACTCGTTTTTAGCCGTGCTGTTTTCGCTCATAACTGAAAAAATGATGCTTCAAGTATTTGTGGCTTTTCTTTTAATCCACTTAAGCTGAGTGCACGTGCTATTTAGTTTTAATTTTTCAATAATTACCGATCTTTTTTTCCTTTCTCGGCGGTTCTTCAACAAAGACAAGTAGAAGCACTAAAGCTATTAATCCTATTATTCCACTTACGAAAAATGGGAGTCCAGCTCCTTTAACTATCAGGCCTCCAAGCCATTCAATCTTAAATTCTTGAAATTGGAACGTCT
Encoded here:
- a CDS encoding ATP citrate synthase produces the protein MIMKDYKLFDKNTQAIIFGYQQRAIQRMLDFDYACGRETPSIAAIVNPTRGGYHKCFWGSKEIILPMYTTIEEASKNHPQADVMINFASFRSAYPRTKEALEIDNIRTVAIIAEGIPERYTKELIAIAKQKGKWIIGPATVGGIKGGAFKIGNTGGMIDNIIASRLHRPGSVAFVSKSGGLLNELNNIISRNSDGVYEGIAIGGDLYPGSTFKDHIMRYEKDPDVAMIVLLGEVGGKDEYDVVDALKKRAITKPLVAWCIGTCSKMFPTGVQFGHAGAKARTDLETADAKNEALKEAGAIVPDSFDDLGQKIKETFGKLVKEGKVKPRPDREPRVVPMDLSRALAEGKIRVPTHFISTITDERGDQPLYAGIPLTEVIENGYGIGGVIGLLWFKKKFPKWARGFIELVLQIVADHGPAVSGAHNAIIAARAGKDLISSLVSGLLTIGPRFGGAIDGAAYWFKKFHDEEKEPDEMVSGMKEMNILIPGIGHRVKSVINPDKRVEMLKKYARENFPKTEYLNYALKIEKITTAKRDNLILNVDGCVGILFLDLLNSLDFSKKEISDIIETGALNGLFVLGRSIGFMGHILDQKRLKTGLYRHPWDDILYASPKKEELKEEAKKWGD
- a CDS encoding isocitrate/isopropylmalate dehydrogenase family protein, coding for MGKEIEEAKEHFGKLLEEQLERVERMKKAEEWIDYAKLKPIIIGIIGGDGIGPYIAKEAKRVLEFLLKKELENGKVEFKVVEGLTIENRVKVMKAIPDDILKEIKKCHIILKGPLYTPKKGDKWPNIESANVAMRRELDLFANVRPVKVPKEGIDWIFFRENTEGAYILGRKGINVTDDLAIDFKVITSQGSERIIRMAFDYAKRNKINKVTVVTKANVVKTTDGNFLSMAEQVAEDYPEVEWDDWFIDIMAAKLVDPKRRTQFRVVVLPNLYGDIITDEAAEFQGGVGTAGSANIGKRYAMFEAIHGTAPRMVEEGRAKYADPSSIMRAIVMLLNHIGLADEARKLEMALDICGQYEKKLDVTGRSNGVTGAEFADYVMKTIQDPNLESKWQSYQ
- a CDS encoding TrmB family transcriptional regulator; protein product: MESSTLVCQKVSRHLGLSEYEARVYVSLVTEGVSEARRLSMRCGVPRTKVYATLKKLMERGLVLELLGEPRKFAPTSPGEAFEQYLVHFKERTSDRVISLVEADKVVSSLEEAYEKTQSTIEPRKEEVWIVQGKSEMLKKMREMLSRAKKSVGVVTTEDGFVLFYKTFGKLLDKLAENGVNVQIGTPINSHNASLARELNHICKVKHVDVGSPLLYLCVDDQAFFLANLRSEKDLGVVCYSSTLCDLFSLLLPRLAK